The genome window ATCCTTGACTCTATCACTGAGTTGATCAGTGCTAAGTTTTTCAAGGAATTCCATCGCGGATACTACTGGTTCATTATAATTCTGGCAATTTTGAGCTTGGTCTTAGGAGTTATTCTTTTATTTAGCCCATTACTTTCCGCTATTACAGTGGTATGGTTAGTTTCAACATTCTTGATTGTTTTCGGAATCATGAAACTTATTCAAGCATTTTAACATATACCTTATATTAAAAGAGATCAGTTTTGCTGATCTCTTTTAATTTTACGAATATTTTGAATTATAAGCCTTGTTCCATCATCAAATATTAAGTGGTGAGCATGGTGATCAATTCGTTTTAATTGCCCCGTGTATTCTTCATAAAAACCAGTCTTACCATTAAAGAATTCAACTTTTATTAGCGGATGTGATCGGCCCCGTTCAATCATGGCAAGTTGGACTCTAATTCGATGCCTCATCTCAGCTGTGGGATAAGTTTTATGACCATACTTTTCCCCTACCTTTGCTAATAATTGATGGTAGCCGGTCAAGGCCGCAAAAGGAGAAAACTGCGCAGCGCGATCTTCGGTGGTCATTGGCGTATGAGCTTGAGAAACATGCCGAGGGGTATTGATGATATCACGATACTTTGAGGTATCACTAAACAAGCTTTTTTCTATTTTCAACAAATCTTCATTTTCCATTATGCTTGGTGCCCTCCAATCTGATTATTTCTTTCCAAAAGAGTAGCACCTTTTTTCAAATCCGCCGCTCGAATAATGGCGTTTTTACCGTACTCATTTTGCAAATCAAGGACAAGCCTTTGTAGTTTTTGATCTTTTTCTTGAACCTTGGAACGACTCTTATGTTTTTTCGTTGAGTCCGTAAATAAATCTAACTGCTCATTATAATTCGCCAATCGGGCAAGTCGTGGTGAAAGAAGGTTGTTCGCTATTACCGTAATTTTACGAGCTGTCAATCGCCGATCAAGGTCAGAATCACATAACTTCATAAATGCCTCCATCAATTCTGTCCCAGATGAAGTCGGTAAGGAAAGATTAGCTTTTCCGTGCATTGGCTTTGGCGCCTGGCGTCCATAGAAGTCTGTCACTAATGGTCCTTGGTAATCCTCCGATATATTAGAAACATCATAGGCGACCCTTAAAGCTACTTGATCAGTTACTAAGTTTTGCTTGGTTAACTGGAGAGCTAATGAATTAACCATCTCTTGAATCACTAACCGGGTTTCTGTAAAGTTATAAGGTCGAGGCAACACCTGCCCAGAATACACCCCATGATCTGATGAATGATAATTTTTGATATCTTTAATGGTGGCTGACTCATATCCCCACGCATGGTCAATAATGATTTCCGCATTTTTTCCAAATTCGCGGTATAATACTTCTTCATTCATTGGATCAGATAACTTTCCCAAAGAACAACGAGCAATATCTCCCATTGTATGAAGACCTAGCTTTTTTAGTCGTCGTGCATATCCAGGGCCAATTCGCCAAAAGTCTGTTAGTGGCTGATGCGCCCAAAGGTAACGGCGGAAAGTATGTTCATTCATCTGTGCAATCCGGACCCCGTCTTCATCCCCTGGAATCCGTTTAGCTACTATATCCATCGCTACTTTCGCTAAGAAAAGATTGGTCCCAATTCCTGCAGTTGCAGTAATCTGGGTCTCTGCTTTGATCGTTTGGATGATTTCCTTAGCTAAAGAACGGGCACTAACATGATATTCATTAAGATAATCAGTAATATCCATCATTACCTCATCAATAGAATAAACGTGGATCTTTTCTGGTGGTAAATAGCGTAAATAAATTTCATAGATGGCGACACTTTTTTCAAGATAAAAATTCATTCGTGGGCGCGCGATCTTATAACCAATTTTAAGTTCTGGTGATTTTAATAGTTCATCCCGGTAAATTGAAACAACTGGTGATAATCGCTGGTGAGACATTTCTTTGGCACGACGATTATTCAAGTACGCTACCCGTTGTTCCACCTCATACAATCGCGGACGACCAGAAACGCCAAACTTTTTTAAAGCTGGTGAGACGGCGAGACAAATAGTCTTACTAGTTCGCGATTCATCGGCAACTACGAGGTTAGCGTTTAAAGGATCGAGCCCACACTCAGTACATTCGACCGAAGCATAGAATGATTTTAAATCGATTGCCATATATGTTCGCCCCATCATAAGAATACCTCCATCGCTTCAATAAATACTATTATATCTTCAATCAAACATATGTTCAAGAAACGAATGAAAAATAAAGGGTTGCAGAAAGTAATTTTCCACAACTCTTTACTCAGCTTAATTTAATTATTCAATATCAATATGGTTTTCGTCGTCATCCGTCTCATCCATCTTAGGAAGAGTAATTGTCAAAACACCATTCTTATATTGAGCCTTGATATCCTTCTTATTTACATCCGGCAAACGATATTGCCGACTCATTTGGCCATACCGACGCTCAGAATGCAAAACATTGCCATCCTTGTCACCATCATCATCAAAAGTGTCCCGATGACCAGTAACTGTCAAAATATCATTAGCATAATTAATGTGAATATCCTTCTTATCAAATCCAGGCATGTCAATCTTTACGGTATAATTCTTGTCATCTTCTGTAACATCTGTCTTCATGTGATCAGCCACCGGAGTTAGGTTAGAGAAGAAATCATCGTTCATCCAGTTACGCATGTTCATCAAACTATCAAATAAATTATTACGGTTTTGTAATTCATTAGCCATAAAGAATGCTTCCTTTCTTTCTTATTCATTGTCTATGTTAAACGCTTTCAGCTAAAATGCAATTAATATGCTAGGGACCATTGACTAAAAAGAATATAATAGAAGTAGGAAAATTGAAAGGAGCCGTGCAAGATGAAAAAAGTCACAATCAATAATGTTTCAATGCCCGCAATTGGAATCGGAACATGGAATATAGGAAATTCCCTCGTCAACCGGTCCACAGAAATTAAAGCAATTCAAACTGCAATTGACGCTGGCGCACAAGCTATTGATACTGCGGAAATGTATGGCGATGGTCGTTCTGAAGCGCTTGTCGCTGAGGCCATCAAACCATATAACCGGGAAAAGCTATTCTTAATTGATAAAGTTCTTCCTTCAAATGCCAGCAAAACAAAACTTGAGCATAGTTTAGGCCAAAGCTTAGAAGCCGTAGGAACAGACTATTTTGACCTTTACCTTTTGCACTGGCGGGGTGGGATCCCGTTGGCAGAAACAGTCAATGAATTAGAACGAGTTAAAAAGGCAGGAAAAATTAAGGCATGGGGGGTCTCAAACTTCGATGTCAGTGATCTTGAAGAATTATGGCGCCTAAAAAATGGCACTAATTGCGTCGCTAATGAGGATCTCTATAATCTCGATAGTCGGGGAATTGAATTTGACCTTCTTCCCTTAATGAAACAACATCAGCTCCCATTAATAGCTTATTCCCCGCTTGCACAGGGTGACAGCCTATCTGGAAAGTTAACCGATAATTCGCTACTAAAAGAAATTGCCGCAAATCACCATGCAACTGTCAGCCAGATTATGCTTGCGTGGGTTTTAAGAATTGGAAATGTCCTTGCCATTCCAAAGAGCAGCAGTCCAAAACATGCTGAAGAAAATGTTGCAGCTGGTAATATTGAACTAAGTGATGATGAGTTACTTGCTTTACAAAAAGAATTCCCATCACCAACTAAAAAAGAGCCCCTCGCAGTAATTTAAGAGTTGTAATGGGATGTAATAAAGCTAAAAAGCAAACTACAATTTTGCATTTCACAAAGTTGCAGTTCGCTTTTTCATATATGAGGAAAACTAATAATTAATTTTCTTGATTAGCCTTTACCGGGTGATAGCGATGAAGACGTTGAGATCCTACATCAATTTCTGCTGGATTACCTTTGTGACCCGGCTTAATTTCAACAAGGCCTAACTTAATAGCCCCCACAGGACAAACAAGTGCACAAAGTTGACAACCGACACACTTACTCTTATCAAAGACTGGTTGCCGTTTTTCATCATCCCAAGTTAAAGCTTGGTGGGCACCATCTTGGCATGAGATAAAGCAACGACCACAACCGATACACTTATCCCAATCGATCTTAGGATAAACCTTGTAATTTCGGTCAAGTTGGTTAGTAGGAATAATATTCTTATTAGCTAAGCCGACAAGATCTTGAAGGTGATCTACATGTTGTTCTTCCATGTAATGCATTAAACCATTAGTAAGGTCATCAATGATCCGATAACCATATTCCATGATCGCAGTTGTAACTTGAAGAGTGGTAGCACCTAAAAGAATAAATTCAGCAGCATCTTCCCAGGTCTCAATTCCCCCAATCCCAGAAATCGGTAGTTGTTCAAGGCCGGCTGCTGACCGTAATTGTTGTAAGAAACGTAAAGCAATTGGCTTAACAGCTTTCCCAGATAATCCAGAAACAGAAGATTTACCATCAATATTTGGTAAGCCAACTTTCTTCTTTAGATCAACATCAACAATTGATTTAACCGTATTGATTGCGGAAAAGCCATCTGCCCCTCCTTCTAGACATGCCTTTACAACTGGAACCATCGTCGTAATATTTGGTGTCATCTTCGCAAGGACTGGAAGGCTAGTCCCACGTTTAACAGCTTCACAATTCTTCTTACATAATTCTGGATTAGTTCCCACATCAGAACCCATGGTATGAGAAGTCATCTGCGGACAAGAGAAGTTTAGTTCAATCATATCAGCTCCAGTCTCAGTTACTAACTTGGCCAGGTTGGTCCAATCTTCCAAGGTTTCACCCATGATTGATGCGATCAAGACCTTATTGGGGTATTCTTCTTTTAACCGTCGCATATCAGCCAAATCTTGTTCCAAGGGGTGTTCTGATAATTGTTCCATATTCTTAAAGGCAACAAAATGCATGTCTTCCTTGGCTAATTCATCGAACCGGGGAGAAACTTCATCAATCTTAAAGTGTGTTGGTGATAAAGTCTTATATACGATACCGCCCCAACCAGCGTCATATGCATTCTTACACATTTCGTAACAGTTCCCAACAGGTGAGGACGACAAGCAAAATGGATTTTCAAAATGAACGCCTAAAAAGTCTACAGATAAATCTTTTTTAATCATTTTCTTGTCCTCCTAACAACCGGTCTATTTCTTCGGCTACT of Limosilactobacillus reuteri subsp. reuteri contains these proteins:
- a CDS encoding LytTR family transcriptional regulator: MMGRTYMAIDLKSFYASVECTECGLDPLNANLVVADESRTSKTICLAVSPALKKFGVSGRPRLYEVEQRVAYLNNRRAKEMSHQRLSPVVSIYRDELLKSPELKIGYKIARPRMNFYLEKSVAIYEIYLRYLPPEKIHVYSIDEVMMDITDYLNEYHVSARSLAKEIIQTIKAETQITATAGIGTNLFLAKVAMDIVAKRIPGDEDGVRIAQMNEHTFRRYLWAHQPLTDFWRIGPGYARRLKKLGLHTMGDIARCSLGKLSDPMNEEVLYREFGKNAEIIIDHAWGYESATIKDIKNYHSSDHGVYSGQVLPRPYNFTETRLVIQEMVNSLALQLTKQNLVTDQVALRVAYDVSNISEDYQGPLVTDFYGRQAPKPMHGKANLSLPTSSGTELMEAFMKLCDSDLDRRLTARKITVIANNLLSPRLARLANYNEQLDLFTDSTKKHKSRSKVQEKDQKLQRLVLDLQNEYGKNAIIRAADLKKGATLLERNNQIGGHQA
- a CDS encoding Hsp20/alpha crystallin family protein, whose protein sequence is MANELQNRNNLFDSLMNMRNWMNDDFFSNLTPVADHMKTDVTEDDKNYTVKIDMPGFDKKDIHINYANDILTVTGHRDTFDDDGDKDGNVLHSERRYGQMSRQYRLPDVNKKDIKAQYKNGVLTITLPKMDETDDDENHIDIE
- a CDS encoding aldo/keto reductase, with product MKKVTINNVSMPAIGIGTWNIGNSLVNRSTEIKAIQTAIDAGAQAIDTAEMYGDGRSEALVAEAIKPYNREKLFLIDKVLPSNASKTKLEHSLGQSLEAVGTDYFDLYLLHWRGGIPLAETVNELERVKKAGKIKAWGVSNFDVSDLEELWRLKNGTNCVANEDLYNLDSRGIEFDLLPLMKQHQLPLIAYSPLAQGDSLSGKLTDNSLLKEIAANHHATVSQIMLAWVLRIGNVLAIPKSSSPKHAEENVAAGNIELSDDELLALQKEFPSPTKKEPLAVI
- the preA gene encoding NAD-dependent dihydropyrimidine dehydrogenase subunit PreA produces the protein MIKKDLSVDFLGVHFENPFCLSSSPVGNCYEMCKNAYDAGWGGIVYKTLSPTHFKIDEVSPRFDELAKEDMHFVAFKNMEQLSEHPLEQDLADMRRLKEEYPNKVLIASIMGETLEDWTNLAKLVTETGADMIELNFSCPQMTSHTMGSDVGTNPELCKKNCEAVKRGTSLPVLAKMTPNITTMVPVVKACLEGGADGFSAINTVKSIVDVDLKKKVGLPNIDGKSSVSGLSGKAVKPIALRFLQQLRSAAGLEQLPISGIGGIETWEDAAEFILLGATTLQVTTAIMEYGYRIIDDLTNGLMHYMEEQHVDHLQDLVGLANKNIIPTNQLDRNYKVYPKIDWDKCIGCGRCFISCQDGAHQALTWDDEKRQPVFDKSKCVGCQLCALVCPVGAIKLGLVEIKPGHKGNPAEIDVGSQRLHRYHPVKANQEN